From Ananas comosus cultivar F153 linkage group 8, ASM154086v1, whole genome shotgun sequence, one genomic window encodes:
- the LOC109714477 gene encoding E3 ubiquitin ligase complex SCF subunit sconC-like isoform X1: MLKFRADVGDGEVIVPVREVTGRVLRQVLEYCEMHARHDAASSACGDEAARERLRKEIEEWDARFIDVDLSAFYDLLMAGGGPSRPSCARISSLVW; encoded by the exons ATGCTGAAGTTTCGCGCTGACGTCGGCGACGGCGAGGTCATCGTCCCTGTACGCGAGGTCACGGGGCGGGTGCTCAGGCAGGTTCTAGAATACTGCGAGATGCACGCACGCCATGACGCCGCGTCTTCGGCGTGCGGCGACGAGGCTGCGCGGGAGCGCCTGCGGAAGGAGATTGAGGAGTGGGACGCGCGGTTCATCGACGTTGACCTCTCCGCGTTCTACGACCTCCTCATG GCAGGTGGGGGGCCTTCAAGACCTAGCTGTGCTCGAATAAGTTCGCTAGTATGGTAA
- the LOC109714477 gene encoding E3 ubiquitin ligase complex SCF subunit sconC-like isoform X2, with the protein MLKFRADVGDGEVIVPVREVTGRVLRQVLEYCEMHARHDAASSACGDEAARERLRKEIEEWDARFIDVDLSAFYDLLMVGGLQDLAVLE; encoded by the exons ATGCTGAAGTTTCGCGCTGACGTCGGCGACGGCGAGGTCATCGTCCCTGTACGCGAGGTCACGGGGCGGGTGCTCAGGCAGGTTCTAGAATACTGCGAGATGCACGCACGCCATGACGCCGCGTCTTCGGCGTGCGGCGACGAGGCTGCGCGGGAGCGCCTGCGGAAGGAGATTGAGGAGTGGGACGCGCGGTTCATCGACGTTGACCTCTCCGCGTTCTACGACCTCCTCATG GTGGGGGGCCTTCAAGACCTAGCTGTGCTCGAATAA